A genomic region of Actinomycetota bacterium contains the following coding sequences:
- a CDS encoding FHA domain-containing protein, translating into MVAPILIFLRGPLAGRRVTLDSDEFIVGRGSSSDIVLHDPLVSRAHAIVMRRGDVMLIEDLGSHNGTYLNDERLHSVRQMRHGDRITIGDSRLLFEDPSQFPEDSTQVSEQVVFAGSSLTQRQIQVLRLMARGLSNKEIGARLFVSERTVKAYASVVFEKLEVNTRAAAVAAAMRAGLIDSGGDSGD; encoded by the coding sequence ATGGTCGCGCCCATCTTGATCTTTCTGCGCGGACCGCTCGCCGGGCGGCGAGTGACGCTTGATTCCGACGAGTTCATCGTTGGTCGGGGGTCTTCCAGCGATATCGTCCTTCATGATCCCTTGGTGTCGCGCGCGCACGCAATCGTGATGCGTCGCGGTGACGTGATGCTCATTGAGGATCTTGGGAGTCACAACGGGACGTATTTGAACGACGAGCGGCTGCACTCGGTCCGACAGATGCGCCATGGAGACCGCATCACGATCGGAGACAGCCGTCTTTTGTTTGAAGATCCGAGCCAGTTCCCGGAGGATTCGACACAAGTGTCGGAACAAGTCGTGTTCGCGGGTTCTTCCCTGACGCAGCGGCAGATCCAGGTACTTCGACTGATGGCCCGGGGGTTGTCCAACAAGGAGATCGGCGCGCGGTTGTTCGTCAGCGAACGCACTGTCAAGGCATACGCCTCAGTTGTCTTCGAGAAGTTGGAGGTCAACACGCGCGCGGCCGCCGTCGCGGCGGCGATGCGCGCCGGTCTCATCGACTCCGGCGGCGACTCCGGCGACTGA